From the genome of Methylomonas sp. UP202, one region includes:
- a CDS encoding PilZ domain-containing protein: MSESDFPLHDHDDWDREINLDTDQPNQRMAVRYRRTDLRAAIKVHSLLFPRLFHVVLYDISSRGAAVISNDKLNRKSKVSLYLMFPDGQRFDVVATVVHCDHKKQRYGLKFDGRHAELAEHLLHTQTDLHFS; encoded by the coding sequence ATGTCCGAGTCAGACTTCCCATTGCACGATCACGACGATTGGGACCGGGAGATCAACCTGGACACCGATCAGCCGAACCAGCGCATGGCTGTACGTTACCGGCGAACCGACCTGCGGGCGGCGATCAAGGTGCATAGCCTGTTATTTCCGCGCTTGTTTCATGTGGTACTCTACGACATCAGCAGCCGCGGCGCGGCAGTCATCAGCAACGACAAACTGAACCGCAAAAGTAAGGTTAGCCTGTACCTGATGTTCCCGGACGGCCAACGCTTTGACGTCGTCGCCACAGTGGTACACTGCGATCATAAAAAGCAGCGTTACGGCCTAAAATTCGACGGCCGCCACGCCGAGCTGGCCGAACACCTGCTGCACACCCAAACCGATTTGCACTTCAGCTAA